In Mobula hypostoma chromosome 13, sMobHyp1.1, whole genome shotgun sequence, the following are encoded in one genomic region:
- the gpr25 gene encoding probable G-protein coupled receptor 25 encodes MSSEEEYFNVTDNYPASEFMTDYFVDDTNGDICYYENLPWANISVSVLYYLIFLIGSLGNILVIINMVFKEKRRRRLVDTFVINLAIADLIFVFSLPLWASTAGNNHRWVFGNKLCKISSYIIAVNRYSSIFFLTCMSIDRYLAIVKLLDFKHIRTQKYAVTISFVVWFVSMLLAIPSAYFKKLVQHDVIQCRDDPDSYFYRGFNLFAICLTFVLPVIVISFCYCSILNRLRVHYEYNRKLLHRRENSVKIIFAIVSGFVLSWLPFNIFRTIILCLEFNNVNLSCWSTVNHSFAIATCLAFVNSCMNPIIYVFLDRNFRLRAHRFLCCTFGNFRRRRNSVGSASMATESSLFAELSKSNL; translated from the coding sequence ATGTCCAGCGAAGAAGAATACTTTAACGTGACTGATAATTATCCAGCTTCTGAATTTATGACTGATTATTTTGTCGATGACACAAATGGCGACATCTGTTACTATGAGAATTTACCTTGGGCAAACATTTCAGTCTCAGTCCTCTACTATCTGATCTTCCTTATTGGATCTCTGGGTAATATCTTGGTCATTATAAACATGGTCTTCAAagagaagagaaggaggagacTGGTGGATACATTTGTGATCAACTTAGCAATTGCAGACCTGATTTTTGTCTTCAGCTTGCCTTTATGGGCATCTACAGCTGGCAACAATCACCGCTGGGTCTTTGGCAATAAACTCTGCAAAATTAGCAGCTACATCATTGCTGTCAACAGATACTCAAGCATCTTTTTCCTCACCTGCATGAGCATTGACCGCTATTTGGCCATTGTTAAACTTCTCGACTTCAAGCATATCAGGACGCAGAAATATGCTGTGACAATCAGTTTCGTGGTCTGGTTTGTATCCATGCTTCTAGCCATTCCATCTGCCTACTTCAAAAAACTTGTACAACATGATGTAATCCAATGCAGAGATGACCCAGATTCTTATTTTTACCGAGGTTTCAATTTGTTTGCTATTTGCCTGACCTTCGTCCTGCCTGTCATTGTTATATCGTTCTGCTACTGCTCTATTCTTAATAGGCTAAGGGTTCATTATGAATACAACAGAAAGCTTCTCCACAGAAGAGAAAACTCTGTAAAAATCATCTTTGCCATTGTGTCTGGGTTTGTTTTGTCTTGGTTGCCCTTTAATATTTTCAGGACTATCATTCTGTGCTTGGAATTCAACAATGTTAACTTGTCTTGCTGGAGTACTGTCAACCATTCCTTTGCCATTGCTACTTGCCTGGCTTTCGTTAATAGCTGCATGAACCCAATCATTTACGTCTTCTTAGATCGGAATTTCAGACTGAGAGCTCATCGATTCTTATGTTGTACCTTTGGCAACTTCAGAAGGAGAAGAAACAGCGTTGGCTCTGCGTCAATGGCCACTGAGAGCAGCTTGTTTGCTGAACTTTCAAAATCAAACCTCTAG